CGGCGCTACGCATGGTTTGGGAAGTTGGCGGCGTGCCCGCGTCCGTCGCCCGAGGATGCGCCGCGCTTCCTGATGAAGGGAGTGTGAGGCGGGGGCGCGGCGCGCTCAGAGCGACGTGACGGCCGCGGCTCCCGAGTGGCGGGCGAACCAGGCGGTGCGTTGTTCAGCCGCGGTCCCGTTGTTGAGCAGGAAATTGAGGAGCGCGTCGGCCAGTTCGAATCCCGTCTGGTAGCGATCGCCGGCCGGCTTGGCGAGGCAGCGCATCACGATCGCCGACAGCTCCATGGGGACGCGCGAATCGACGACTTCAGGCGCAACGGGGGCCTCGTGCACCTGCTTGTAGCCGACGGAGTACGAATCGGCGCCGTCAAAAGGAGGAAAGCCGAGTAGCATCTCGTAGAGCATCACGCCCACGGCGTAGAGGTCGCTGCGGCCGTCGACCATCTTCCCCATCGCCTGCTCGGGGGACATGTAGTGGGGCGTCCCCATGGCGCGCCCGCTGCGCGTGAGGCGGCCGTGGAAGCGCGCAGTGGCGATGCCGAAGTCGGTGATCATCGCATGCCCGTCTTCATCGAAGAGCATGTTGTCGGGCTTGATGTCGCGGTGCACGACGCCGCGGCGGTGCGCGTAGTCGAGCGCCGTCGCCACCTGCGCGCAGATCGTCGCCGAGGGTGTTGCGGCCACCGTCTTGTCGCGCACGAGAACGTCGGCGAGCGAGCCGCCGGCCATGTACGGCATGACGAGATAGACGAGGTTATCGAGGTCGGCGAAGTCGAGGATGGGACAAATGTGCGGATGCAGGAGCTGGCTCGACGCCTCGGCTTCGCGCTTGAAGCGCTCGCGCATCTCCGCATCCTTGGCCAGGTGCGCGTGCAGCACCTTGATCACGAGCGGGCGATCGAGCGTGGCGTGCATCGCGTAGTACACGTGCGCCATCCCGCCGCTCCCCATGCGACGGACGACGCGATAGCGTGCGCCCGACACCTTGCGGAGGTTGGTGAGCTCGGAATCGGGCTGCTCGATGGGGGCGGCGCTGACCTCGGGGAGGTCGGCGTGGCATCGCGTGCACTTGACGGCGCGCGTCCGGTTCCAGGTGCCGCAGTCG
Above is a genomic segment from Gemmatimonadaceae bacterium containing:
- a CDS encoding serine/threonine protein kinase — translated: MFCPDCGTWNRTRAVKCTRCHADLPEVSAAPIEQPDSELTNLRKVSGARYRVVRRMGSGGMAHVYYAMHATLDRPLVIKVLHAHLAKDAEMRERFKREAEASSQLLHPHICPILDFADLDNLVYLVMPYMAGGSLADVLVRDKTVAATPSATICAQVATALDYAHRRGVVHRDIKPDNMLFDEDGHAMITDFGIATARFHGRLTRSGRAMGTPHYMSPEQAMGKMVDGRSDLYAVGVMLYEMLLGFPPFDGADSYSVGYKQVHEAPVAPEVVDSRVPMELSAIVMRCLAKPAGDRYQTGFELADALLNFLLNNGTAAEQRTAWFARHSGAAAVTSL